The segment AGTGGTTCAGGAAAAACCACCCTTTTAGAAATTTTAGCCGGGTTAGCTGAACCGACAAAGGGAGAAATTTTTTGGCGCGATCAATCCTTAATATCACTAGATTTACAACAGTTGGGAGGGTTAGTCTTTCAGTTTCCTGAACGACATTTTTGTGGCAGTAATATTTTAGAAGAATTGCGCTTAGGACATCCTGAAATTAACCGCGATCGCATTACGACCGCTTTGCAAGAAGTGGGGTTAGAAAATATTCCCTTAAATACGTCTCCCCATGCACTCAGTGGTGGCCAACAGCGCAGACTTGCTTTGGCAGTACAATTAATCCGTCAACCGAATTTATTACTATTAGATGAACCAACAGCCGGGTTAGATTGGTCAATGCGTTTGCAATTAGCTAAGTTGTTAGCGAAGTTAAAAAGTCACTGGACACTATTAGTCGTGAGTCATGATCCGGGGGAATTATTAGCGATCGCGGATCGGTGCTGGAAAATTCACCAAGGACAACTAAAATCGGTCAATCCTACTCTACTACAATCTGAGCAAACTCATGAATAAATCTGATCCTATTTTGCCTCAACAAGTTCAACGTTTATATCAATTTAACCTTTATGGACGCTGGTTATTTGTTCTTTTTTGTTGGTTAACCTTGGGCTTATTTTCTGTTTGGCGTTTACGGGGAGAATTTGTCCTTTGGTATGAAGATTTTACTTGGGTTGCCTTACGCTATGGATTAGCGTTTAATTTAACTCCTGCTTTTAGTTTATTCTTTTGTATTGGTGTAACAGGATCGGTTCTAGTTTGGCAAAGTTGCCATATTGTTCGAGGGCTTTCTCCTAGGGAAAAACTCCGTTTAGAAAATCAAGTCATTAAGATACAAAAATCAGGGCCAAGTCATCCCCTATGGAAATGGATATTTAAGAACAATTGACCATTGCAAATTAACAATAAAAAACTCAAAATTTTCTATGAAAGTATTACAAATTGTGCCTTCAATTTCTTTGGTTTATGGTGGACCTAGTCAAATGGTTTTAGGACTATCGGAAGCATTAGCTAACCAAGGTATTGATGTTACTATCTTAACTACCAATTCCAATGGAGATGCCGGACAACTCCCCCTAGATGTTCCTTTAGGCATTCCTATCCAACAAAAAGGCTATCAAATTATTTATTTTCCCTGTTCTCCTTTCCGTCGCTATAAGTTTTCTTTGGATTTATTAAAATGGTTAATCAACCACGCTTCAAATTACGATATTGCTCATATTCATGCCTTGTTTTCTCCTATTAGTACGGCTGCTGCTACGGTTGCTCGCTATTGCCAATTACCTTATATTCTGCGACCTTTAGGAACCTTAGATCCGGCTGATTTGCAGAAAAAAAAGCTTTTAAAAAAAATTTATGGAAACTGTCTAGAAAGAGCCAATTTATTAGGTTCTGTAGCAGTCCATTTTACCACCGAGCAAGAGGCAAAAATTTCCCACCGTTACGGGGTTAAAACCAATGATTTAGTTATTCCTTTGGGGGTTAATTTACCTGATTATTTTCCTCCTGTGGGACACACTAGACAACAATTAGGAATTGCTAACGATGTTCCTTTAGTCCTATTTATGTCTCGTATTGATCCCAAAAAAGGCTTGGAGTTACTGTTAGAATCAGCCGAAAAGTTAGCAAAAAAAGGCGTTGAATTTAAGTTAGTTATAGC is part of the Rippkaea orientalis PCC 8801 genome and harbors:
- a CDS encoding ABC transporter ATP-binding protein, with product MLYLKNIVYHPPATLTPILKEVNLELAPQELGLIIGPSGSGKTTLLEILAGLAEPTKGEIFWRDQSLISLDLQQLGGLVFQFPERHFCGSNILEELRLGHPEINRDRITTALQEVGLENIPLNTSPHALSGGQQRRLALAVQLIRQPNLLLLDEPTAGLDWSMRLQLAKLLAKLKSHWTLLVVSHDPGELLAIADRCWKIHQGQLKSVNPTLLQSEQTHE
- the hpsP gene encoding hormogonium polysaccharide biosynthesis glycosyltransferase HpsP, translated to MKVLQIVPSISLVYGGPSQMVLGLSEALANQGIDVTILTTNSNGDAGQLPLDVPLGIPIQQKGYQIIYFPCSPFRRYKFSLDLLKWLINHASNYDIAHIHALFSPISTAAATVARYCQLPYILRPLGTLDPADLQKKKLLKKIYGNCLERANLLGSVAVHFTTEQEAKISHRYGVKTNDLVIPLGVNLPDYFPPVGHTRQQLGIANDVPLVLFMSRIDPKKGLELLLESAEKLAKKGVEFKLVIAGSNPQDPIYEKKIQEKITNSCLAKQTAITGFVQGELKLGLLQDADLFVLPSYYENFGIAVAEAMAVGTPVVISQGVYIWPDVQKAAAGWVTSMDIEDLTNTLDEAIFNQNERQKRGQNARELVVKNYLWPTIAQQMINAYSHFQ